A genomic segment from Panulirus ornatus isolate Po-2019 chromosome 7, ASM3632096v1, whole genome shotgun sequence encodes:
- the LOC139749396 gene encoding uncharacterized protein, which produces MKRFSLVFLLVVAASAGLVPPLGSVQEGIKSAEHEDLKGLALPAGLDPEDLPEAAAEVEDPAGGDGGEGASTTEILPTEESTTDDGVFTTDEDLSTELTSEDGSTSQPITHTTTSNPVTPGGQDNGLSGGEIAGIVIGTLAGVALIAGLIYYLKVKDKLCF; this is translated from the exons ATGAAGCGCTTTTCCCTCGTCTTCCTTCTTGTGGTGGCAGCGTCAGCAGGCCTG GTGCCGCCTCTAGGGTCAGTGCAAGAGGGGATCAAGTCAGCAGAACATGAGGACCTGAAGGGCCTCGCCCTCCCCGCAGGACTCGATCCGGAGGACCTGCCAGAGGCCGCCGCTGAGGTGGAAGACCCCGCGGGTGGCGACGGAGGAGAAG GTGCCAGCACGACAGAGATCCTCCCGACAGAAGAGAGCACCACAGACGACGGTGTGTTCACCACAGACGAAGACCTCTCCACAGAGCTGACCTCGGAGGATGGTAGCACCTCtcaacccatcacccacaccaccacctccaaccctgTGACACCTGGGGGCCAAGACAATG GGCTGTCTGGCGGGGAGATCGCTGGTATAGTCATCGGCACTTTGGCTGGAGTGGCACTCATCGCTGGACTCATATACTACCTCAAGGTCAAGGACAAGCTCTGCTTCTAA